One segment of Brassica napus cultivar Da-Ae chromosome C3, Da-Ae, whole genome shotgun sequence DNA contains the following:
- the LOC125575226 gene encoding xyloglucan endotransglucosylase/hydrolase protein 9, translating into MVGMGWFMCMMMMVCVISCGEAAPGAKFEDLYRSSWAMDHCVNDGEVTKLKLDNSSGAGFESRSKYLFGKVSIQIKLVEGDSAGTVTAFYMSSEGSNHNEFDFEFLGNTTGEPYIVQTNVYVNGVGNREQRLNLWFDPTTDFHTYSILWSKRSVVFMVDETPIRVHKNLEDKGIPFAKDQAMGVYSSIWNADDWATQGGLVKTDWSHAPFIASYKDFKIDACEVPTTTDLSKCNGEDQRFWWDEPTVSELSLHQNHQLIWVRANHMIYDYCYDAARFPVTPLECQHHRHL; encoded by the exons atgGTGGGGATGGGTTGGTTCATgtgtatgatgatgatggtgtgTGTGATTTCTTGTGGTGAAGCTGCTCCTGGAGCTAAGTTCGAGGACCTTTACCGTTCAAGCTGGGCTATGGATCATTGTGTCAACGATGGAGAAGTCACAAAACTCAAGCTTGACAACTCCTCTG GAGCTGGGTTCGAATCGAGGAGCAAGTATTTGTTCGGTAAAGTCTCTATCCAGATTAAGCTCGTCGAGGGTGACTCAGCAGGAACCGTCACTGCTTTCTAC ATGTCTTCAGAAGGCTCGAACCACAACGAGTTTGACTTCGAGTTCTTAGGTAACACAACGGGTGAGCCTTACATAGTCCAAACAAACGTCTACGTGAACGGAGTTGGAAACAGAGAGCAAAGACTCAACCTTTGGTTCGATCCCACCACTGACTTCCACACTTACTCTATCCTCTGGAGTAAACGCAGTGTTGT GTTTATGGTGGATGAGACACCTATTCGTGTCCACAAGAACCTTGAAGATAAAGGCATCCCATTTGCTAAAGACCAAGCGATGGGAGTGTACAGCTCCATATGGAACGCAGATGATTGGGCAACACAAGGAGGTCTTGTGAAAACGGACTGGAGTCACGCTCCTTTCAttgcttcttacaaagatttcAAGATTGATGCTTGTGAGGTTCCGACAACAACTGACCTAAGCAAGTGTAATGGAGAAGACCAGAGATTCTGGTGGGATGAGCCAACTGTGTCTGAGTTGAGTCTTCATCAGAATCATCAGCTTATTTGGGTTCGAGCTAACCATATGATCTATGATTATTGCTATGATGCTGCGAGGTTTCCTGTTACTCCTCTTGAGTGCCAGCACCATCGCCATTTGTAG